The sequence CAGTCGGATTTCGCCGCTTTCCTTCGTTCCTCCGTTCTTCACCGTGGCGGTGATCGCCGTTTCCTGGGAACTGTTGTCGACGCTGATCTTCTCGGGCAGCGAGGTCGTCAGCTTGACACCCGCGGGTGCTTCGTCAACGGCCTTTCCCCCCTTGTCGCTCATCGGTCCCGGATCGTCCGCCCCGGCGGAGAAGGAAAAGATCATCACCGCCGAGAAAGATGCTGTGAGCAGCGATCCTGTGGCGATCGTCCTACGACGAGAACTCATGTTCGTCCCCCTTGTAACCCCGTGGCTGCGCCTGAATTCGCAGTACTTGAAGAGGTACCACAAGATTTCTCCGCACTATGCTGGTGCGGCACAAAGATGTGGCCATTGTGCTTCTTTGCGATTCTTCTGTGGCAGGTGTTGAAGGGGGGAACGGGGGTGCCGGAAATAACGAGGGGCGGTATTCCGGGATTGCTGGTGACAGGCCGATACCGGCTGGTCGAGAGCATCGGTCAAGGAGGTATGGGGCGGGTGTGGCGGGCCGCCGACGAAACGCTCGACCGGCAGGTCGCCGTCAAGGAGATGCGCATAGACGGCATGGACCAGGAGGACGCCAGGACCCGCCGCGAACGGACCCTGCGCGAGGCAAGGGCCACAGCCCGGATCGACCATCGCAACGTGGTGCGCGTGTACGACGTCGTGGACGAGGGCGAGCGCCTGTGGATCGTGATGGAGCTGGTCGACGGCCGCTCCCTCGAACGGGTCGTGGCGGAGGACGGGCCGCTGAGCCCGCGAGCCACGGCCCGGATCGGACTCGAACTGGCGGCGGCGCTCGAACAGGTGCACGCGGGCGGTGTCCTGCACCGGGACATCAAACCGGGCAACGTCCTGATCGAACGGCGGGCAGGCCGGGTCGTACTCACCGACTTCGGCATCGCCGCCATCCAGGACGCGGAAGCCCTGACGATGGTCGGCATGCTGGTCGGGTCCCCCGACTACATGGCTCCCGAGCGGGTCTCGGGCCGTCCGCAGGGCCCGCCGTCCGACCTCTGGTCGCTGGGTGCCACGCTCTGCGCGGCGCTGGGCGGCCGTTCCCCGTTCTCGCGCGCGACGACTCTCGCGACCCTGCACGCCGTGCTGTACGAGGAGCCCGACATCCCGTCCGTCGCAGGGGGGTTGGAGGAAGCGCTCACGGCCCTGCTCCAGAAGGACCCGGCGGACCGCCCCGCGCTGGAGGATCTGGTCTCGCTGCTCGCCCCGGTGGCGGACGGCAGCACGGGGGCGGCGTCGCTCACCGTCACTCTCCCCGGCGCGGAGGAGGCCACCCCGGAGCCGGGTCCGGACCCGAACGCGAACCCGGACCCGGATCCGGACCCGGACCCGGACCCGGACCCGACTGTGGACCCGGCTGCGGAGCCGACCGCGGAATCGGGGCCGGCGCCGGCGCCCGGCGAACCAGCGGCCACCGGCTCCGCACGGCCCTCCTCCGAGGACACGAGCCGAGAGGGCGAAGGAGCCCGAGCGGTTCAGATGGGCCAGGCGAACCAGGCGAACCAGGCGAACCAGGCGAACCACGTGGACCCGGCGGCCGAGGCGGACCCGACGGCGGGCCGGCCACAGGCGCCCGAGCCCCCACCGGTCGAGCGCCCGACACCCCTGTACCTGCGCATCCCCGCCCTGGAGCCACCACCCGTCACGCCGACGGAGGCGGGCGCCCACGGTACGCCGGAGCCGGAGCCGGAGCCGGAGCCGGAGCCGGAGCCGGAGCCGGTGCAGGACGCCGTACCGATCCGCCCCGCTCCGACGCCGACCTCGACCTCCACCCCGCCCCCGACTCCCGCCCAGGGGGCGCCCACCCCCGAACCACTCCCTGCGGCCCCCGCTGCATACACGCCCCCAGAAGTGGAGAACGCGTCCTCGGAAGCCCCTCGCGAGGGCACTCCCGAGATCCCCTCCGAGGGGGCGGCACCCGGGCACGCGTTCCGTGCGCCCGGCGTCCGGCTGGAGCGGCCGGAGACACCGGCGCCCACGGAAGAACCGAGTCCGGAAGCACCTGAATCGCAGGGGCCACCGCAAGCGCAGGGGCCACCGAAGCCGCAGGACCCGCAGGCAGAAGGAAACGCCGAGCTGCCCACGAGGCCCCGGGCCGCCCCGCCCCCGATGTCACCGGGCGAACTGCCCGGCCCCGCCGTACCGTCCACACCGCGCCGTACGGGCAGCCGGATCCGCGGACGCAAGGGCCTGATCGCCGCCGCGGGCGTGGTCGTCGCCGGGGCCCTCGCCGGTCTGCTCGTCCCGATGCTCGGCGGATCGCCCGACGACAAGGACAAGGCGGGCCCGTCCTCGTCCGCCTCCGGCGGGAGCGGCCCGTCGAGCCCGCCCCCCACCGTCGCGGGCACCGCACGTCCGCCGAGCCTCCCGGCGGGCTCCCGCACGGAGGCGGGCATGTACGCCTGGGCGCCGCCCGACGGCTGGGACCGGGTGGCGCAGAGCGGCGCCGAGGTCCACTACACCTCACCGGACCGCAAGCAGGAGATCCTCGCCAACGCCTCCCCGGCCCGCGGCGATCTGATGGCCCAGTGGGAGAAGACGGAGCAGACGACGAGCAAGGGCCTGGACTACCGGCGCATCCGTCTGGAGGAGACCACGTTCCGAGGGGAGCCCGCCGTCGTCTGGGAGTACACGGTCACGGCCAAGGGACTGCCCTGGCACGCCCGTCTGCTCGGCTTCGACGCCGACGGCAAGTCCTACGAGATCACCACCTGGTACCACCCGGACGTCGAGGAACGGGCGCTCGGCGTCTACGACAACGTCAAGAAGAGCTTCACACCCCTGTGACCGCACCCCGCATCCCGCATCCCGCACACCATGAAGCGCACACGACGACGCCTCCGCGGAAAAGAACCGCGAAGGCGTCGTACGGAACAGCGGTTGTAGGGGTGGCCGTCAGACCTGTTCGACGTCGGACGCCTCCCGCAGCCGGCTCTTCCCGCGGCGCACCTTCTCCAGTACCAGCGAGATGCCCACGACCACGGCCGCCACCAGGAGCGACAGCAGGACTGTCTGGCGGCCGTCGTGCTCGGTGTCGGTGAGCATGTAGCCGAGGACGAAGACGATCAGCGCGATCGTCGCCCACGTCAGATACGGGTACAGCCACATCCGGACGACCAGCTTCTCCGGCGTCTCGCGCTCGATGATCTTCCGCATGCGCAGCTGCGAGAGACAGATGACGAGCCAGACGAACAGGGCGACCGCGCCGGAGGAGTTGACGAGGAAGAGGAAGACCGAGTCGGGGAACTCGTAGTTGAAGAAGACGGCGACGAAGCCGAAGGCGACCGACGCGAGGATCGCGGTCATCGGGACGCCGCGGCCCGTGGTGCGGGCGAAGGACTTGGGCGCGTCACCGCGTCGGCCGAGTGAGAAGGCCATGCGGGAGGCCGTGTAGAGGCCGGAGTTGAGACAGGACAGGACGGACGTCAGCACGATGAACTTCATGATCTCGCCGGCGTTCGGGATGCCGAGCGAGTTCAGGGCGGCGACGTACGAACCGTCCTTCTGGATGGCCTCGGAGTCCCAGGGCAGCAGCGTGACGACGACGAAGATCGAGCCGAGGTAGAAGACGCCGATCCGCCAGATGACGCTGTTCGTGGACTTGGTGATGGCGCGCTGCGGGTTCTCCGACTCGCCGGCCGCGAGGGTGGCGATCTCGCTGCCCATGAAGGAGAAGACGACGAGCAGGATGCCGGTGAGGATCGAGCCGGGCCCGTTCGGCAGGAAACCGCCGTGGTCCGTGAGGTTCCCGAGGCCCGCGCTCTCGGTGTCGGCCCCCGGCAGCGCGCCGAAGACCGCGAGTCCGCCGATGACGATGAAGGCGCCGATCGCGACGACCTTGATCCCGGCGAACCAGAACTCGAACTCGCCGTAGGAGCCGACGGAGGCCAGGTTCGTGGCGGTCAGGACGAGCATGACGATCAGCGCCCAGCCCCACTGCGGCACGGCCGGGATCCAGCTCTCCAGGATCACGGCGCCCGCGGTGGCCTCGATCGCGAGCACGACGACCCAGAAGAACCAGTACAGCCAGCCGATCGAGAAGCCCGCCCAGCGGCCGAGCGCCCGGTCGGCGTGCGCGGAGAACGAGCCCGAGGTCGGATTCGCGGCGGACATCTCGCCGAGCATCCGCATCACGAGGACGACCATCGTCCCGACGAGGGCGTACGACAGCAGGATGCCGGGGCCCGCGGTGGCGATGCCGGAGCTGGAGCCGACGAAGAGGCCGGCGCCGATGACTCCGCCGATCGCGATCATCGACAGGTGACGGTTCTTGAGTCCGGCGTGAAGCCCGCCGTCGGGCTCGCCGGGGCCTCCGGACCCTCCGGGATCTTCGGGGCCGTGACCGGCCTTCGTCATGGTCGGCTGCGAGGTCATGTGGGGATTCCTTACGCCGGGGATACGCCGGGGACTGTGGGGTGGGCTCGGCGAGCCGGTTCAGTGAATCCCAGGTGAATGGATTCTTGAACCTTTGAATCCAGATCGTTACTTGAGGTTTCTCTGAGGTTCCATGGGGTTACTCGCTCATTTCCGGCGTACGCCTCGGAGCGTTTCCTGCGCCTGCCCCGACGGGGCCGATCCGAAACAGCCGTGTCACACTCGGACCATGCGCGTGTACCTCGGCTCCGACCATGCCGGTTTCGAACTCAAGAACCACCTCGTCGAGTGGCTCAAGTCCGCCGGGCACGAGCCCGTCGACTGCGGGCCGCTCATTTATGACGCCCAGGACGACTACCCGCCGTTCTGCCTGCGTGCCGCGGAGCGGGCGGCTGCCGACCCCGAGGGTCTGGGCATCGTGATCGGCGGGTCCGGGAACGGCGAGCAGATCGCCGCGAACAAGGTCGAGGGGGTGCGGGCGGCTCTCGCGTGGAGCGTCGAGACCGCGGCGCTCGGGCGTCAGCACAATGACGCGAACGTCGTTGCCGTCGGGGCGCGGATGCACTCCGAGGAGGAGGCGACGAAGTTCGTCGAGACCTTCCTCAACACGCCGTTCTCCGGTGACGAGCGGCACATCCGGCGGATCGACATGCTGTCGGCGTACGAGACGACGGGCGAGCTGCCGGCGATCCCGGCGCATCACCCGCAGGCCTAGGACCTTTCCCGCCCCCGCCGCCGCCCCTACCCCTTCCCGTCACGTCCTCGGGGGCTCCGCCCCCGAACTCCCGCTCCTCAAACGCCGGAGAGGCTGACTGCTTCGCCGGCCGGGGCTTGATCCTTCAGCCCGTCCGGCGTTTGAGGACGAGCGCGTTCAGCGCGATTGCGGGGGCGCAGCCCCCAGCTTCGGGAAGGGGCGGGGTTGGGGAAAAGACCTGCTAGGAGGTCCCCGTGCCCGAGGGGCACACCATCCACCGCCTCGCCGAGGACTACCTGGCCGCGTTCGCCGGCCGCAGGGCACACGTCACCAGCCCCCAGGGCAAGTTCGCGGACGCCGCCGCACTCCTGGACGGCACGGCCCTCACCACCGCCGAGGCCCACGGAAAGCACCTCTTCCTCCGCTTCGAGACGGACGACTGGATCCACATCCACCTCGGCCTCTTCGGCAAGGTGAACTTCGGCGGAGCCCCCGCGCTCCCGCCCACCGACACGGTCCGCCTCAGGCTCAGGAACGACACCGCGTACGTGGACCTGCGCGGCCCCACCACCTGCACCCTGATCGCGGACACGGAGAAGCAGGCGATACACGACCGCCTGGGCCCGGACCCGCTGCGC is a genomic window of Streptomyces sp. NBC_00414 containing:
- a CDS encoding serine/threonine-protein kinase yields the protein MTGRYRLVESIGQGGMGRVWRAADETLDRQVAVKEMRIDGMDQEDARTRRERTLREARATARIDHRNVVRVYDVVDEGERLWIVMELVDGRSLERVVAEDGPLSPRATARIGLELAAALEQVHAGGVLHRDIKPGNVLIERRAGRVVLTDFGIAAIQDAEALTMVGMLVGSPDYMAPERVSGRPQGPPSDLWSLGATLCAALGGRSPFSRATTLATLHAVLYEEPDIPSVAGGLEEALTALLQKDPADRPALEDLVSLLAPVADGSTGAASLTVTLPGAEEATPEPGPDPNANPDPDPDPDPDPDPTVDPAAEPTAESGPAPAPGEPAATGSARPSSEDTSREGEGARAVQMGQANQANQANQANHVDPAAEADPTAGRPQAPEPPPVERPTPLYLRIPALEPPPVTPTEAGAHGTPEPEPEPEPEPEPEPVQDAVPIRPAPTPTSTSTPPPTPAQGAPTPEPLPAAPAAYTPPEVENASSEAPREGTPEIPSEGAAPGHAFRAPGVRLERPETPAPTEEPSPEAPESQGPPQAQGPPKPQDPQAEGNAELPTRPRAAPPPMSPGELPGPAVPSTPRRTGSRIRGRKGLIAAAGVVVAGALAGLLVPMLGGSPDDKDKAGPSSSASGGSGPSSPPPTVAGTARPPSLPAGSRTEAGMYAWAPPDGWDRVAQSGAEVHYTSPDRKQEILANASPARGDLMAQWEKTEQTTSKGLDYRRIRLEETTFRGEPAVVWEYTVTAKGLPWHARLLGFDADGKSYEITTWYHPDVEERALGVYDNVKKSFTPL
- a CDS encoding amino acid permease; its protein translation is MTSQPTMTKAGHGPEDPGGSGGPGEPDGGLHAGLKNRHLSMIAIGGVIGAGLFVGSSSGIATAGPGILLSYALVGTMVVLVMRMLGEMSAANPTSGSFSAHADRALGRWAGFSIGWLYWFFWVVVLAIEATAGAVILESWIPAVPQWGWALIVMLVLTATNLASVGSYGEFEFWFAGIKVVAIGAFIVIGGLAVFGALPGADTESAGLGNLTDHGGFLPNGPGSILTGILLVVFSFMGSEIATLAAGESENPQRAITKSTNSVIWRIGVFYLGSIFVVVTLLPWDSEAIQKDGSYVAALNSLGIPNAGEIMKFIVLTSVLSCLNSGLYTASRMAFSLGRRGDAPKSFARTTGRGVPMTAILASVAFGFVAVFFNYEFPDSVFLFLVNSSGAVALFVWLVICLSQLRMRKIIERETPEKLVVRMWLYPYLTWATIALIVFVLGYMLTDTEHDGRQTVLLSLLVAAVVVGISLVLEKVRRGKSRLREASDVEQV
- a CDS encoding ribose-5-phosphate isomerase; this encodes MRVYLGSDHAGFELKNHLVEWLKSAGHEPVDCGPLIYDAQDDYPPFCLRAAERAAADPEGLGIVIGGSGNGEQIAANKVEGVRAALAWSVETAALGRQHNDANVVAVGARMHSEEEATKFVETFLNTPFSGDERHIRRIDMLSAYETTGELPAIPAHHPQA